The sequence below is a genomic window from Brachyhypopomus gauderio isolate BG-103 chromosome 5, BGAUD_0.2, whole genome shotgun sequence.
TGTTTGTAGAATAGCTTGAACATCAGTGTGGTTAATCCATAACAGGTGGATGTTCAGACTTTAtacatgtgtatatgcataATTATGCATACCTGACAACAGAAATAATCCAACCTTTAGTGCTGGTTAGCACTCCCCTGCAACACATTTATTCTGAGGTCTGGGCTACAGGAGAAGCTGCAACACAACGTGATGAATAATGTACCAAAGTGAAGCGAAAAAGAAAACGAATGTACACACGAGTACACACGAGCAGCACCAGACAGAGCCAATCATCGCTTTAATGATGCTTTTAAGGCACATCTGTGAAGTACCATAAAGACACAATAcagatgtaaatgtgccatattttgtcaattgtgatttttcaccacaatcgaagtTTGTCCTCTGCTGTTTACCCATcagtgcagttagaacacacacacacacacactagtgatcactagggggctgtggtgcacacatgcacagagcggtgggcagccctttCCCGGTgccccagggagcagttggggttaggagccttgctcaagggcacctcagtcatggcctcaggtctgggaatcgaacccacgtccctccggtcacaagaccagctccctaccaccaggccatgactgccatgaCTGTCTATTCTGCCGCTAATATCCCAGAGTCCCAGAGGACTGTGCAGCGATGATGTCAAGTAGTGCCAAAACTCCCTTTTAGCAGGAATTTCATATAAACCATGTTCTTTTAACCCGTTACACTTGAAGCATCAGATCCCCTGACCGTTTAAACCAATATTAACCAACCCAAAAGCTAGATGATTAAAGTAAATGAAAATAGAGGAAAATGCCTTATGGTTGAAACTATTAACTGGAAGATACTGGCGTGTTCTACATCTATGCTGAAATTAGATGAAAGCTAGGTCTGATATGCAAGCAAAGAACTTGCTAAAATGTAAGTATCACGCTGCTTTGGCCGGAATAGACAATCCTATTGGAATGCACtgtatttgaatttgaattttatttttgcacaatataaaacacacaaaatgtaAATAACATAACATACAGTGCAGGTAGAAACACAAACCTTATATAAAGCCTCTACCATAAATCGAAATCATATTATAACAAACATAACTGCAACATGAGAATATCCAATTCCATCAATATAACATAAAGGCAAACCAATGAATGTGTATGCATACCAAAAAAAGCAATTACAATAAACATCTTTTGTAATGTTTTATAGAAGAGCATTTTTTTGCCAAATGGTTAAAATAATTCCACAATTTTGTCCCTCTAAATCTCATTGATAACTGACCTCTGCAAGAGAGAAATTTaggaaaatgaaaatgtagtCCTTCGTAGCATAGATTCAAGGTACTGgattgtgcatgaaaatccgagtagatcagcagtttctgaaatattcagaccagcctgtctggcaccaacaaccatgctcaatgtcacttaaatcacctttcttccccattctgatgctcggtttgaactgcactatatcgtcttggccatgtctacatgcctaaatgcattgagttgctgccatgtgattgactGATTCGACATGAGCAGGTGGACAGGAACGTCTCAATGTGCAAGAATGATTACAGTACTGTATATGTTCCAGTTCTGTTCTAATATGTACTGCAATATTGTTTACAGTTGTGCACAGCTCTACCCAAAGGttgtttattatgtttgttgTAAATATGTCTGTACTTTGAATTTGAGCAATGCTGTGAACAAATTAGAATTGCGAAGAGCATATGCAGTAAAAATATGAAACATGCATATTGCATGGTAGTCGTGTATCtcattaataaatacataatcaataaaatacaataaatactCATAAATACAGTAGGCCTAATGTGTAACTAAACTGCCTTTGTCATTGGAAATCAGAGtgaaccagggttgccaacttttgaagatggcttggagtgagatttgaacctggaggaggtggcgagcacggacgtaattttgggggggacgggggggacatgtcccccccactttttcaaaagccagttttggtcctccccagtttttacggttaaaaccaaatatttaaatagcgacgaatccatgtccccccccactttttattacaaaattacgtccatggtggcgagtgtaaattgttgacggggggggggggtggcgaacgtaagttgtcggacacaaattaagtattatatcgcgatcgatcgatcgccagtggttggcgccagagcgaactagtaactcatagatgtagatcagaggtaaataaactagattttttttcttcggcgtgagagcgtgtgaaaacggtcaaatcaATTGGCAACCCTGTTGAACTGATATGATATGTCCTTACACACACTGCTGAATAAGGACGTGCATACATTTCATTTAAAATCTGTGCAATATGGATCAAAACTACAAAGACTAGCACTGTAAGCTTTAAGGGCTGCAGTGTTTCAGGGCAGTTCTCATGCATTTGGGTTCCACTGTCAGTtaatggccactaggtggcaggaTCTGCATATCAATCAATCTTCCTGCTGCATCAGAGGAATCAAACTCCTAAAacaatttacatttacggcatttagcagacgctcttatccagagtgacttacaaaagtgatacgtgtttagtcagaatatgcacctctatctagtataaacagttttaagtccaaactactcgagttctagcactgccataaacagttgccagtgctgatacctagaaagaagacaacaaaatataagattagacacagagcaatacctagcaagactgaaatacctacaagactacatgCAGTATGAGTGCAATaattagcaagtgttcccagagataaagtgcaattacgATTTATACCAATGCTTCAGTAGATTCCCACTGAGCAAAGACACGTCCAAAAGACGTCAATTAAACGTCTTCGTCAGACGtttaaaagacgtccactgaaaagccagaatgaaagtttttgcgacgtcttattttagggcgtactcacactaggctctgtgatccgggcccgggcacggttgcctgccgaagcacggttcgtttggctagtgtgagcgctccaaccgtgcccggacccggatcagttaaccgtgctcgggcccgcttgaagaggtgggccagggcacgattcatgtggactcggttcgcttctagtgtgagcgctatccgtgcccgggcccgcttggtgcctcgtctgattggttcatttcgctggaactcaaacatgacgtcagtgattcgacgctcacgttaaacagtcatagcggcaaagcgattagcagacaatcgttgtgttaaattatcgataaatctgtgcttgcaccgtgtttctgcactcccaaaacgactccaaaaatacaataaaaagagaatcgtgaactccatagtgttgtgcgagcgcgctttttttccaaataaagcggcgttgtgatgacgtaagcttgctcgggccgggttgataaagccagtgtgagtgcaggccggagagggagtggggaggggggataaccgggcagtGGCGGTTCTGAGGGGGGGCCAGCAGGGGCCAGTGCCCCCGTAAAAGTGAGTCAGGACCCCCCCGTGGCCCCCCCTCCAAACGAAGATTATACAGTAATTATTAAAATTGTGATATCGCGCCGACGCGAAAGGTGGAACTAATGCGCGTGGCTCAACATTTTAGTCGGATCATTTAGTGCGTTGCACCACTGAATCCGGAACTGGCTTGTAGATTTACCGCGAATAAACGAGCGCGAGTTTTCCATCCACCCAACGAGAAGCAGACGGAAGCAAGAAACGATTACCAGGACAAACTTTGAATTGTTACAAGGTAAGATTTCTGTTCAAGAAATGTTGTTGGCCAGGCGTTAATGTCAGCTTGTGTTGATTGCATGCTTCTAGCTAACGTTAGTTAACATTACcacaacacaaaaccaagcAAGCCCGCAACAGTAGCCTATTATTATAGTTAAATGTTACTTATATTCTGGGTTGCCGAAGTTTTGTGTGTTCATTACGAAGTGTTGTGTGTTCATTACATTACTCTTCATTACTTTGCTTTTTGTCCATAGTTcaaaatgaagagaaaaaagGGACATTACGTCCTATTTCTGTACCAAAAAGATGAATTACAATGAGGCAGACATTGAGACAGAGCCAGATGGTGTTAGAGCTGAAGAGAAGCAAGTCGAGAGCACCACAGAGAGCGAGCAGGTCTTTGGAGACACCGGTGTTCAGAGAGAGGGCACAGagcaggaaagagagacagatgaaaATCCTGAGAGTGAGGAAGCTGAGAGTGAGATACAAGCAGAgtgtgagacacagacagagaataTATGTGCATCCACAAGCACTGGACCATCAGGTTTGTGATGCTGAAGAAAACGCTTGCTTAGTGTGATGCATACAAAACGTCTATCTTAAGCTAATTTGCAGTCTTAGTCCCTGGTCAGGCTTTAGAATACAATGAAAGAATGTACTGAGAATGAAAGAATGTACTGTATTGAGTCTAAGAGGGCAAAGGCATTGAGTCTTGACTTGTTTGTTGATCGGTTTGCCAGAAATCACCAAAACCGCAGAATACAGTTGCTATAATAGTAGGGCAGCTAATGTGTATAATTTTGGACTGAGAAACTGAACCGAGGTTGCACCTAACAGTTATTTTCATTGTCATTtcatctgctgattattttctCCAGTCAATACAGTCTGTAAAGTgtttttttgattttttttttttgtctcaaaTGTGATATTTTGAGCCATTCACTTTGGCTACAATTGTTACTGGTTAGttttataaaaataaaccaaataagATTTCGAATCCTTGTCTTTTTTGCCCTGGGTTGAATGTGCCCCTCTGACCAAAGCCCTGGCCCCAGCCAGGCCCCCTCAGTAAAACTGGTCTAGAACCGCCCCtgtaaccgggccccagcacggaaccagcaaaccgtgcctagtgtgagtacgcccttaaacgTCTTTTTAAAACGTACCCTAACCCTacgggcgtactcacactaggctctgttatccgggcccgggcacggttccctgctgAAGCACGGTttgtttggctagtgtgagcgctccaaccgtgctcgggcccgcttgaagaggtgggccagggcacgattcatgtggactcgggcacggttcgcttctagtgtgagcgctatccgtgcccgggcccgcttggtgcctcgtctgattggttcatttcgctggaactcaaacatgacatcagtgatgcgacgctcacgttaaacagtcatagcggcaaagcgattagcagacaatcgttgtgttagggcgtactcacactaggcacggtttgctcgttccgtgctggggcccggttatcccccctccccctctggcctgcactcacactggcttcagcaacccggcccgagcacgcttacgtcatcacaacgccgctttatttggaaaaaaagcgcgctcgcacaacactatggagttcacgattctctttttattgtatttttggagtcgttttgggagtgcagaaacacggtgcaagcacagatttatcgataatttaacacaacgattgtctgctaatcgctttgccgctatgactgtttaacgtgagcgtcgcatcactgacgtcatgtttgagttccagcgaaatgaaccaatcacacgaggcaccaagcgggcccgagcacggatagcgctcacactagaagcgaaccgtgcccgagttcacatgaatcgtgccctggcccacctcttcaagcgggcacgagcacggttaactgatccgggcccgggcacggttggagcgctcacactagccaaacgaaccgtgcttcggcaggcaaccgtgcccgggcccggatcacagagcctagtgtgagtacgcccttaaattatcgataaatctgtgcttgcaccgtgtttctgcactcccaaaacgactccaaaaatacaataaaaagagaatcgtgaactccatagtgttgtgcgagcgcgcttttttcccaaataaagtcacgttgtggtgacgtaagcgtgctcgggccgggttgatgaagccagtgtgagtgcaggccagagggggagtggggaggggggataaccgggccccagcacggaaccagcaaaccgtgcctagtgtgagtacccccgtagtcaggacagtccagagTCACGCTGGTGAGACAGAGGCCAGGAGGTGCAGTGAGTGCATGATTACTGAGTGAGAGCTGAAACTAGCCAGTACGAGaataaaaaagtgtgtgtgtgtaggggggcaTAGAATCGTAAATGATTGAACATTAAATATGCAGTAGTTagtatatttattatataacaAATAGCTAAATATAATGTGAAAATATTAATCTGGATAGTGAACCCGTTTTGCATGTCCACTGACATTCAATAGAGACCctacagggtacccgcgggtccttaaaatgtcttaaatttagttttccatattcaaggcctaaaaatgtcttaaaatgtctggaattttatgaggggaggcattaaattattataagtgtgtgttgttcagttgctctggcgcgatgtgaactttgccgaatctagcgctaatgcagaaaataaccgctccagggtcctagtgctagattcctagcgttggagtatacggcctcaacaacgtcaacaattttcgttcgccaaacaccccccccccccccatcaacaattctcgttcgccacccccccccaccccccccccccccccgtcaacgatgtggaacacacctgcatccccagtaatagtatgagaggtattaaaaaggtcttaaaagtcattgaatttgagatttaaaaatgtgcagataccctgcccTAGTCAGACATGTGAATAGTGAACCCATTTTGCATGTCCACTGACGTTCAATAGAGACCCTAGTCAGATGAGTGAATAGTGAACCCGTTTTGCATGTCCACTGACATTCAATAGAGACCCTAGTCAGACGTGTGAATAGTGAACCCGTTTTGCATGTCCACTGCCGTTCAATAGAGACCCTAGTCAGACGTGTGAATAGTGAACCCGTTTTGCATGTCCACTGACATTCAATAGAGACCCTAGTCAGATGTGTGAATAGTGAACCCGTTTGCACGTCCACTGATGTTCAAGACCCTAGTCAGACGTGTGAATACTGAACCCTTTTGCACGTcaactgacatccaataaaggtcctagtcagacgttcagatagaaaactcgtcatgcACGTCCATAGACGTCTAGCTGAGGTCCTAGTCGGCCTGTCAGATTTTGAaacagttttgaacgtccaccagacgtGCAAaagtgggtctggactgaccgacgtgatacagacatgattttaacgtctttctgatgtcgcatgtttgctgggttagtgcttataagtgctttacaaTGACATGGGTCTTCAGTCTTCGTTTGAAAACCGCGAGAGAGTTCGCTGTTCGGATAGCCagtggaagttcattccaccatctgggagccaggacagagaagcatCTTGTCGTGTGTCTTCCATGAATCTTGAGGGATGGCGGGTCAAGCCGAGCCGTACTTGAAGCGCGAAGGGCTCGAGGTGCGGATCGACTCTTGACCATTGCCATAAGGTATGAAGGagctggtccatttttggctttgtaggcaagcatcagAATTTTAAACTGTATGCGAGCAGCCACGGGATGCCAGTGAAGAGGTGGAATGACATGAGTGACATGAATTTCTTTCCCACTCAGTGCATGTTATTACTACTTATAGACCTTGTTTGCCTAATGCTGTAGTACACTAGTACAGACTGTTTGTATGTTTGGGCGGGTTCCGTCTGGactcttggtcctcccaaggtatCTTTAATAACCCATGCAGGCTTTCCTTGACCCCAACACCCCTTGCTCTTCAGAGTTATGGACCCAAACGTTaatgctttgtgacaacacacATTTTCTAAAAGTTAGCTTCACCCCAGGAAGACTCATACAGGCCTCCTTCATTCTCACAGACAGGAGGAGTAAGACAAAGGAGTAAGAAAATGGTGCTACATACATACCTAATTTTTCCATAAAAAgataaattgtttttatttgaaTTCCTGTTGTTGGTCAAGCAGGTAGACACAGAGCTGTAATTGTGATTGTTGCAGATAAATCGCAGATTTCTTACATGGATCTCAATTAGTTTTCATGCATTTTAAATGTTCGGATGCTCAAAATGTACACGTTCATCAAGATTTTCAAGAGTCATATGAAGGGAACATTATTTGTTATAAAAACAAACTCACAACCAGAGTTAACTGCAACATTTATAGAACAGTGTTtgagtataaaatatatttcataAGTTTATGTTAAGTTGTGTAGTTACAATGTAGATGTAAAAAAATCTATTTACCAGAATTTACCTAACAATATAACagttgtgacgctgggcggcggcagacggacgagacacagagtccttgttctcacagacgtcacttttattttaagaGAGATTTGCGCAATATAGTACACGAAGAACATATActgaacacagcaacgtgtaacatagacaatgacgagcacaggacactgcgcgagcacacattaaatagacaaaccacacgacataggcgccaggctgcgcgccaggagaagggcgagtaggggagagagaccgggagctactGGTGCTACAGGCGCTGCAGTGGGCGGTGTTCCGCTTGCCCCTGCTGCataccctccaccgggcgcagcgcggctggcggacgtgcccggtgcagcgcggctggcgaacTCTGCCCCCAGCTGGTCGTATGGGACGTCCATCTCGCCTCGCGACCGCCCTCCGGAGTCGACTGTGGGCGCGTCCACTTCCATCTCCTCCGCCTCGctgccccggctccaactcatgggctgctccgggctgccaccccgggagcagtccatgctctctcctccggagcgacCGGAGGATGAACTCCTCCTCCCCTTTACCGTCCCaacagaacactcagaggggggcggactgcCCTCTTCCTCTGAGTACAtgtcgctgtccgtgcactcggaaACGCCCGAGcgcacggacagaggacgatcgtcctcctcatacccctcctcctcctccccgtaatCAGCGGGGTGTGCGGAGCGCTCCGACGGCGGGTAGTCCTCGTCGTCATCCTCCTTCCCCTCCTCTACGAcggaagagggacctacgggcagagggaggtagtcctctgcctcggactcctcctcctcctccccatagTCAATGGTGGACGCGTCGTCCAGcgagggggggtagtcctcctcctcttccccaccgTAGTTTACGGTGGAGGCATCGTACAGCGAAGGAGGGtatgcctcctcctcttcgtcctgctcctcctcctcggagtccccctccccaaactctgCCTCCGGGGTTGAGTCCGCAACGCAGATCTCACCGGGACTTCTCTCCGTCGGCACGAGGGTgcgggatggaggggagtgtcgctccctccaaatccTGACCGCGCCCTGGCGGAAGAGCTCCGCCAACTCGGGGTTTCTTTCCTCGAGCTTCTGGGCTGAGGTCAGCTGGAGGGCGCATACCGGGTCCGACATTAGCTGTTCCCGAGTCGGCGGGGTTatgcggcgcgggggagaggaggaagagcggtggtgcctCTTGCTGGTGCGTAACGCCTTCTTAGGCCGGGTGGTGTACCCTTGCATCTTCGGGTGTCTcaggtcggctcgtcgttctgtgacgctaggaggcggcagacggacgagacacagagtccttgttctcacagacgtcacttttattttaacagaGATTTGCGCAatatagcgcacgaagaacatatactgaacacagcaacgtgtaacatagacaaagacgagcacaggacactgcgcgagcgcacattaaatagacaaa
It includes:
- the LOC143514703 gene encoding uncharacterized protein LOC143514703; its protein translation is MFFVRYIAQISVKIKVTSVRTRTLCLVRLPPPSVTERRADLRHPKMQGYTTRPKKALRTSKRHHRSSSSPPRRITPPTREQLMSDPVCALQLTSAQKLEERNPELAELFRQGAVRIWRERHSPPSRTLVPTERSPGEICVADSTPEAEFGEGDSEEEEQDEEEEAYPPSLYDASTVNYGGEEEEDYPPSLDDASTIDYGEEEEESEAEDYLPLPVGPSSVVEEGKEDDDEDYPPSERSAHPADYGEEEEGYEEDDRPLSVRSGVSECTDSDMYSEEEGSPPPSECSVGTVKGRRSSSSGRSGGESMDCSRGGSPEQPMSWSRGSEAEEMEVDAPTVDSGGRSRGEMDVPYDQLGAEFASRAAPGTSASRAAPGGGYAAGASGTPPTAAPVAPVAPGLSPLLALLLARSLAPMSCGLSI